Proteins encoded together in one Lutra lutra chromosome 4, mLutLut1.2, whole genome shotgun sequence window:
- the COL9A2 gene encoding collagen alpha-2(IX) chain isoform X2, with translation MAAAAAPRSLLLLLQVLGLALAQMRGPPGEPGPPGPPGPPGVPGSDGIDGDKGPPGKAGPPGPKGEPGKAGPDGPDGKPGIDGLTGAKGEPGPMGIPGVKGQPGLPGPPGLPGPGFAGPPGPPGPVGLPGEIGVTGPKGDPGPEGPSGPPGPPGKPGRPGTIQGLEGSAEFLCPTNCPAGVKGPPGLQGVKGHPGKRGVLGDPGRQGKPGPKGDAGASGEQGIPGPPGPQGIRGYPGMEGPKGETGPRGYKGMVGSIGASGSPGEEGPRGPPGRAGEKGDVGSQGVQGPQGITGPKGATGPPGIDGKDGTLGTPGMKGSAGQAGRPGNQGHQGLAGVPGQPGTKGGPGDKGEPGQQGLPGFSGPPGKEGEPGPQGEIGPRGVIGQKGDEGERGPVGQPGPQGRQGPKGEQGPPGIPGPQGLPGIKGDKGSPGKTGPRGSVGDPGVAGLRGEKGEKGESGEPGPKGQQGVRGEPGYPGPSGDAGAPGVQGYPGPPGPRGLVGDRGLPGLPGRQGVAGRDASDQHIVTVMMKMMQEQLAEVAVSARREALGAVGMVGPPGPPGPPGYPGKQGPHGHPGPRGVPGIVGAVGQIGNTGPKGKRGEKGDQGEMGRGHPGMPGPPGIPGLPGRPGQAINGKDGARGSPGATGEAGRPGLPGPVGLPGFCEPAACLGASAYASARLTEPGSIKGP, from the exons ATGGCCGCCGCGGCCGCCCCCCGCagcctcctgctgctcctccaggTGCTCGGGCTCGCCCTGGCGCAGATG AGAGGTCCGCCCGGAGAACCGGGGCCCCCGGGCCCCCCAGGGCCGCCGGGAGTGCCTGGATCTGACGGCATCGAC GGTGACAAGGGGCCCCCGGGGAAAGCTGGCCCTCCG GGACCTAAGGGAGAGCCTGGCAAAGCAGGGCCAGATGGGCCCGACGGGAAGCCTGGGATTGAT ggTCTAACTGGAGCCAAGGGGGAGCCTGGCCCCATGGGGATCCCTGGAGTCAAG GGCCAGCCCGGTCTCCCAGGTCCACCTGGTCTGCCA GGCCCTGGCTTTGCTGGACCTCCT GGGCCACCCGGACCTGTTGGCCTCCCAGGCGAGATTGGAGTCACAGGCCCCAAG GGGGATCCTGGACCAGAGGGGCCATCGGGGCCCCCGGGGCCACCCGGCAAACCG GGCCGACCTGGAACCATCCAGGGCCTGGAAGGCAGCGCGGAATTCTTG TGTCCAACCAACTGTCCAGCGGGGGTGAAAGGCCCCCCAGGGCTGCAGGGAGTGAAG gggCATCCTGGCAAACGTGGGGTTCTGGGAGATCCTGGCCGCCAGGGGAAGCCG GGTCCCAAAGGAGATGCAGGTGCCTCTGGAGAGCAAGGCATCCCTGGACCACCG GGTCCCCAGGGCATCAGGGGCTACCCGGGCATGGAGGGACCCAAAGGAGAGACG GGTCCTCGTGGGTACAAAGGCATGGTGGGCTCCATTGGTGCCTCTGGGTCACCT GGTGAGGAAGGTCCACGGGGGCCACCAGGCCGAGCAGGGGAGAAGGGCGATGTG GGCAGCCAAGGTGTTCAAGGACCCCAGGGAATAACAGGCCCAAAGGGAGCAACC GGCCCTCCAGGCATCGACGGCAAGGACGGGACCCTAGGCACACCTGGCATGAAG ggCAGTGCAGGACAGGCGGGGCGGCCAGGAAACCAAGGCCACCAGGGCCTAGCG GGTGTGCCAGGCCAGCCCGGGACAAAAGGAGGTCCAGGAGACAAG GGTGAACCAGGCCAGCAGGGCCTCCCTGGATTCTCTGGTCCTCCTGGGAAGGAG GGAGAGCCAGGACCTCAAGGAGAAATTGGACCCCGAGGCGTCATAGGGCAGAAG ggtGACGAGGGTGAGAGAGGGCCTGTGGGGCAGCCAGGCCCTCAAGGACGGCAG GGACCCAAAGGGGAGCAAGGCCCCCCCGGAATTCCAGGGCCCCAAGGCTTGCCAGGCATCAAGGGAGACAAG GGCTCCCCAGGGAAGACCGGCCCCCGCGGCAGCGTG GGCGACCCGGGGGTGGCCGGCCTCCGGGGAGAGAAAGGCGAGAAG GGCGAGTCTGGCGAGCCGGGGCCCAAGGGACAG CAAGGAGTCCGCGGAGAACCCGGCTACCCGGGCCCCAGCGGGGATGCGGGCGCCCCGGGGGTGCAGGGCTACCCCGGGCCCCCCGGCCCTCGAGGACTGGTTGGAGACCGAGGCCTGCCCGGACTGCCCGGGAGACAGGGAGTGGCG GGTCGAGATGCCAGCGACCAGCACATAGTGACcgtgatgatgaagatgatgcaAG agCAACTGGCAGAGGTCGCTGTGAGTGCCAGGCGGGAGGCCCTGGGTGCAGTCGGGATGGTGGGTCCTCCAGGACCCCCTGGGCCTCCTGGGTATCCAGGCAAGCAGGGACCCCATGGGCACCCTGGCCCTCGGGGTGTCCCTGGCATCGTGGGAGCTGTGGGTCAGATTGGCAACACAGGGCCCAAGG GAAAACGCGGAGAGAAGGGTGACCAGGGAGAGATGGGACGTGGGCACCCTGGGATGCCAGGGCCCCCGGGGATTCCAG GACTCCCTGGCCGGCCCGGCCAGGCAATCAACGGCAAGGATGGAGCTCGAGGGTCCCCAGGGGCCACAGGAGAAGCAGGCCGGCCAGGCCTGCCAGGCCCCGTGGGGCTGCCAGGCTTCTGTGAGCCTGCAGCCTGCCTTGGAGCCTCAGCCTATGCCTCTGCACGCCTCACGGAGCCTGGATCCATCAAAGGGCCATGA
- the COL9A2 gene encoding collagen alpha-2(IX) chain isoform X3, giving the protein MAAAAAPRSLLLLLQVLGLALAQMRGPPGEPGPPGPPGPPGVPGSDGIDGDKGPPGKAGPPGPKGEPGKAGPDGPDGKPGIDGLTGAKGEPGPMGIPGVKGQPGLPGPPGLPGPGFAGPPGPPGPVGLPGEIGVTGPKGDPGPEGPSGPPGPPGKPGRPGTIQGLEGSAEFLCPTNCPAGVKGPPGLQGVKGHPGKRGVLGDPGRQGKPGPKGDAGASGEQGIPGPPGPQGIRGYPGMEGPKGETGPRGYKGMVGSIGASGSPGEEGPRGPPGRAGEKGDVGSQGVQGPQGITGPKGATGPPGIDGKDGTLGTPGMKGSAGQAGRPGNQGHQGLAGVPGQPGTKGGPGDKGEPGQQGLPGFSGPPGKEGEPGPQGEIGPRGVIGQKGDEGERGPVGQPGPQGRQGPKGEQGPPGIPGPQGLPGIKGDKGSPGKTGPRGSVGDPGVAGLRGEKGEKGESGEPGPKGQQGVRGEPGYPGPSGDAGAPGVQGYPGPPGPRGLVGDRGLPGLPGRQGVAENAERRVTRERWDVGTLGCQGPRGFQDSLAGPARQSTARMELEGPQGPQEKQAGQACQAPWGCQASVSLQPALEPQPMPLHASRSLDPSKGHELEARIEPGGHPGGKGLGFLWVDMHPSPQTRKPPPQDLPSWTLEF; this is encoded by the exons ATGGCCGCCGCGGCCGCCCCCCGCagcctcctgctgctcctccaggTGCTCGGGCTCGCCCTGGCGCAGATG AGAGGTCCGCCCGGAGAACCGGGGCCCCCGGGCCCCCCAGGGCCGCCGGGAGTGCCTGGATCTGACGGCATCGAC GGTGACAAGGGGCCCCCGGGGAAAGCTGGCCCTCCG GGACCTAAGGGAGAGCCTGGCAAAGCAGGGCCAGATGGGCCCGACGGGAAGCCTGGGATTGAT ggTCTAACTGGAGCCAAGGGGGAGCCTGGCCCCATGGGGATCCCTGGAGTCAAG GGCCAGCCCGGTCTCCCAGGTCCACCTGGTCTGCCA GGCCCTGGCTTTGCTGGACCTCCT GGGCCACCCGGACCTGTTGGCCTCCCAGGCGAGATTGGAGTCACAGGCCCCAAG GGGGATCCTGGACCAGAGGGGCCATCGGGGCCCCCGGGGCCACCCGGCAAACCG GGCCGACCTGGAACCATCCAGGGCCTGGAAGGCAGCGCGGAATTCTTG TGTCCAACCAACTGTCCAGCGGGGGTGAAAGGCCCCCCAGGGCTGCAGGGAGTGAAG gggCATCCTGGCAAACGTGGGGTTCTGGGAGATCCTGGCCGCCAGGGGAAGCCG GGTCCCAAAGGAGATGCAGGTGCCTCTGGAGAGCAAGGCATCCCTGGACCACCG GGTCCCCAGGGCATCAGGGGCTACCCGGGCATGGAGGGACCCAAAGGAGAGACG GGTCCTCGTGGGTACAAAGGCATGGTGGGCTCCATTGGTGCCTCTGGGTCACCT GGTGAGGAAGGTCCACGGGGGCCACCAGGCCGAGCAGGGGAGAAGGGCGATGTG GGCAGCCAAGGTGTTCAAGGACCCCAGGGAATAACAGGCCCAAAGGGAGCAACC GGCCCTCCAGGCATCGACGGCAAGGACGGGACCCTAGGCACACCTGGCATGAAG ggCAGTGCAGGACAGGCGGGGCGGCCAGGAAACCAAGGCCACCAGGGCCTAGCG GGTGTGCCAGGCCAGCCCGGGACAAAAGGAGGTCCAGGAGACAAG GGTGAACCAGGCCAGCAGGGCCTCCCTGGATTCTCTGGTCCTCCTGGGAAGGAG GGAGAGCCAGGACCTCAAGGAGAAATTGGACCCCGAGGCGTCATAGGGCAGAAG ggtGACGAGGGTGAGAGAGGGCCTGTGGGGCAGCCAGGCCCTCAAGGACGGCAG GGACCCAAAGGGGAGCAAGGCCCCCCCGGAATTCCAGGGCCCCAAGGCTTGCCAGGCATCAAGGGAGACAAG GGCTCCCCAGGGAAGACCGGCCCCCGCGGCAGCGTG GGCGACCCGGGGGTGGCCGGCCTCCGGGGAGAGAAAGGCGAGAAG GGCGAGTCTGGCGAGCCGGGGCCCAAGGGACAG CAAGGAGTCCGCGGAGAACCCGGCTACCCGGGCCCCAGCGGGGATGCGGGCGCCCCGGGGGTGCAGGGCTACCCCGGGCCCCCCGGCCCTCGAGGACTGGTTGGAGACCGAGGCCTGCCCGGACTGCCCGGGAGACAGGGAGTGGCG GAAAACGCGGAGAGAAGGGTGACCAGGGAGAGATGGGACGTGGGCACCCTGGGATGCCAGGGCCCCCGGGGATTCCAG GACTCCCTGGCCGGCCCGGCCAGGCAATCAACGGCAAGGATGGAGCTCGAGGGTCCCCAGGGGCCACAGGAGAAGCAGGCCGGCCAGGCCTGCCAGGCCCCGTGGGGCTGCCAGGCTTCTGTGAGCCTGCAGCCTGCCTTGGAGCCTCAGCCTATGCCTCTGCACGCCTCACGGAGCCTGGATCCATCAAAGGGCCATGAGCTCGAGGCCAGGATAGAGCCTGGTGGGCATCCTGGGGGGAAAGGTCTGGGTTTCCTCTGGGTGGACATGCATCCCAGCCCTCAGACCAGGAAGCCACCTCCCCAGGACCTTCCATCTTGGACCCTGGAGttctga
- the COL9A2 gene encoding collagen alpha-2(IX) chain isoform X1 translates to MAAAAAPRSLLLLLQVLGLALAQMRGPPGEPGPPGPPGPPGVPGSDGIDGDKGPPGKAGPPGPKGEPGKAGPDGPDGKPGIDGLTGAKGEPGPMGIPGVKGQPGLPGPPGLPGPGFAGPPGPPGPVGLPGEIGVTGPKGDPGPEGPSGPPGPPGKPGRPGTIQGLEGSAEFLCPTNCPAGVKGPPGLQGVKGHPGKRGVLGDPGRQGKPGPKGDAGASGEQGIPGPPGPQGIRGYPGMEGPKGETGPRGYKGMVGSIGASGSPGEEGPRGPPGRAGEKGDVGSQGVQGPQGITGPKGATGPPGIDGKDGTLGTPGMKGSAGQAGRPGNQGHQGLAGVPGQPGTKGGPGDKGEPGQQGLPGFSGPPGKEGEPGPQGEIGPRGVIGQKGDEGERGPVGQPGPQGRQGPKGEQGPPGIPGPQGLPGIKGDKGSPGKTGPRGSVGDPGVAGLRGEKGEKGESGEPGPKGQQGVRGEPGYPGPSGDAGAPGVQGYPGPPGPRGLVGDRGLPGLPGRQGVAGRDASDQHIVTVMMKMMQDLSSPSPPPEQLAEVAVSARREALGAVGMVGPPGPPGPPGYPGKQGPHGHPGPRGVPGIVGAVGQIGNTGPKGKRGEKGDQGEMGRGHPGMPGPPGIPGLPGRPGQAINGKDGARGSPGATGEAGRPGLPGPVGLPGFCEPAACLGASAYASARLTEPGSIKGP, encoded by the exons ATGGCCGCCGCGGCCGCCCCCCGCagcctcctgctgctcctccaggTGCTCGGGCTCGCCCTGGCGCAGATG AGAGGTCCGCCCGGAGAACCGGGGCCCCCGGGCCCCCCAGGGCCGCCGGGAGTGCCTGGATCTGACGGCATCGAC GGTGACAAGGGGCCCCCGGGGAAAGCTGGCCCTCCG GGACCTAAGGGAGAGCCTGGCAAAGCAGGGCCAGATGGGCCCGACGGGAAGCCTGGGATTGAT ggTCTAACTGGAGCCAAGGGGGAGCCTGGCCCCATGGGGATCCCTGGAGTCAAG GGCCAGCCCGGTCTCCCAGGTCCACCTGGTCTGCCA GGCCCTGGCTTTGCTGGACCTCCT GGGCCACCCGGACCTGTTGGCCTCCCAGGCGAGATTGGAGTCACAGGCCCCAAG GGGGATCCTGGACCAGAGGGGCCATCGGGGCCCCCGGGGCCACCCGGCAAACCG GGCCGACCTGGAACCATCCAGGGCCTGGAAGGCAGCGCGGAATTCTTG TGTCCAACCAACTGTCCAGCGGGGGTGAAAGGCCCCCCAGGGCTGCAGGGAGTGAAG gggCATCCTGGCAAACGTGGGGTTCTGGGAGATCCTGGCCGCCAGGGGAAGCCG GGTCCCAAAGGAGATGCAGGTGCCTCTGGAGAGCAAGGCATCCCTGGACCACCG GGTCCCCAGGGCATCAGGGGCTACCCGGGCATGGAGGGACCCAAAGGAGAGACG GGTCCTCGTGGGTACAAAGGCATGGTGGGCTCCATTGGTGCCTCTGGGTCACCT GGTGAGGAAGGTCCACGGGGGCCACCAGGCCGAGCAGGGGAGAAGGGCGATGTG GGCAGCCAAGGTGTTCAAGGACCCCAGGGAATAACAGGCCCAAAGGGAGCAACC GGCCCTCCAGGCATCGACGGCAAGGACGGGACCCTAGGCACACCTGGCATGAAG ggCAGTGCAGGACAGGCGGGGCGGCCAGGAAACCAAGGCCACCAGGGCCTAGCG GGTGTGCCAGGCCAGCCCGGGACAAAAGGAGGTCCAGGAGACAAG GGTGAACCAGGCCAGCAGGGCCTCCCTGGATTCTCTGGTCCTCCTGGGAAGGAG GGAGAGCCAGGACCTCAAGGAGAAATTGGACCCCGAGGCGTCATAGGGCAGAAG ggtGACGAGGGTGAGAGAGGGCCTGTGGGGCAGCCAGGCCCTCAAGGACGGCAG GGACCCAAAGGGGAGCAAGGCCCCCCCGGAATTCCAGGGCCCCAAGGCTTGCCAGGCATCAAGGGAGACAAG GGCTCCCCAGGGAAGACCGGCCCCCGCGGCAGCGTG GGCGACCCGGGGGTGGCCGGCCTCCGGGGAGAGAAAGGCGAGAAG GGCGAGTCTGGCGAGCCGGGGCCCAAGGGACAG CAAGGAGTCCGCGGAGAACCCGGCTACCCGGGCCCCAGCGGGGATGCGGGCGCCCCGGGGGTGCAGGGCTACCCCGGGCCCCCCGGCCCTCGAGGACTGGTTGGAGACCGAGGCCTGCCCGGACTGCCCGGGAGACAGGGAGTGGCG GGTCGAGATGCCAGCGACCAGCACATAGTGACcgtgatgatgaagatgatgcaAG ACCtctcatctccctcccctcctccagagCAACTGGCAGAGGTCGCTGTGAGTGCCAGGCGGGAGGCCCTGGGTGCAGTCGGGATGGTGGGTCCTCCAGGACCCCCTGGGCCTCCTGGGTATCCAGGCAAGCAGGGACCCCATGGGCACCCTGGCCCTCGGGGTGTCCCTGGCATCGTGGGAGCTGTGGGTCAGATTGGCAACACAGGGCCCAAGG GAAAACGCGGAGAGAAGGGTGACCAGGGAGAGATGGGACGTGGGCACCCTGGGATGCCAGGGCCCCCGGGGATTCCAG GACTCCCTGGCCGGCCCGGCCAGGCAATCAACGGCAAGGATGGAGCTCGAGGGTCCCCAGGGGCCACAGGAGAAGCAGGCCGGCCAGGCCTGCCAGGCCCCGTGGGGCTGCCAGGCTTCTGTGAGCCTGCAGCCTGCCTTGGAGCCTCAGCCTATGCCTCTGCACGCCTCACGGAGCCTGGATCCATCAAAGGGCCATGA